In Streptomyces chartreusis, the following proteins share a genomic window:
- a CDS encoding TetR/AcrR family transcriptional regulator has translation MTQQTSSRRPYHHGDLRRAILTTALDVIATDGPSALSLRDLARRAGVSHAAPAHHFRDRTGLLTAIAAEGFGLLSTALIEAADLKDAGVRYVRFAREHPAHFQVMFSPDLLRNDDLELTTARALAGDALRGAVAVVRPEELGIEPRMASVAAWSLAHGFATLLLSHNLDGPLGDQDPEEVFRTLASMLFRGAT, from the coding sequence ATGACGCAGCAGACCTCTTCTCGCCGCCCGTACCACCACGGCGACCTGCGGCGAGCCATCCTCACGACCGCGCTCGACGTCATCGCCACCGACGGTCCGTCCGCGCTCAGCCTGCGTGACCTGGCCCGCCGCGCCGGTGTCTCGCACGCCGCGCCGGCCCATCACTTCAGGGACCGCACCGGGCTGCTCACGGCGATCGCCGCCGAAGGGTTCGGACTGCTGTCGACCGCGCTCATCGAGGCGGCGGACCTGAAGGACGCGGGCGTGCGCTACGTGCGCTTCGCCCGCGAACACCCCGCGCACTTCCAGGTGATGTTCTCGCCCGATCTGCTGCGCAACGACGACCTGGAACTGACCACGGCCCGCGCCCTCGCCGGTGATGCCCTGCGCGGCGCCGTCGCCGTCGTACGCCCCGAGGAGCTCGGCATCGAGCCCCGCATGGCCTCCGTCGCCGCCTGGTCCCTGGCGCACGGCTTCGCCACGCTGCTCCTCAGCCACAACCTCGACGGCCCGCTCGGCGACCAGGACCCCGAGGAGGTCTTCCGGACCCTGGCGTCGATGCTGTTCCGCGGCGCCACCTGA
- a CDS encoding HNH endonuclease family protein has protein sequence MTRLKGGAASAAAMLGMVLVLGGCENVDLPVDDGASGAAPAPGSGRAVSPLDNPDGTKPGLAPLTSDADRSKARELIEKVATKGRGPKTGYDRDEFGYAWMDSAPGGVPFSRNGCDTRNDLLKRDGEDVRNRSGSDCVVASMTLHDPYTGRTIEWTKSRATTVQIDHVMPLSYDWQMGASRWPEGKRQDIANDPLNLIPVDGPTNSSKGDSGPASWLPPNKGIRCSYAVRFAQVSLKYELPVTGADKETMLRQCGG, from the coding sequence GTGACGCGTCTGAAGGGCGGGGCGGCGAGCGCCGCTGCGATGCTCGGCATGGTGCTGGTCCTGGGGGGATGCGAGAACGTCGATCTACCCGTGGACGACGGGGCCTCCGGCGCGGCCCCGGCCCCCGGGTCCGGCCGCGCGGTGAGCCCGCTGGACAACCCCGACGGCACGAAACCGGGCCTTGCGCCGCTCACCTCGGACGCCGACCGGTCCAAGGCCCGGGAGCTGATCGAGAAGGTGGCGACCAAGGGCCGCGGCCCCAAGACGGGCTACGACCGGGACGAGTTCGGCTACGCGTGGATGGACTCGGCGCCGGGCGGCGTCCCGTTCTCCCGCAACGGCTGCGACACCCGCAACGACCTGCTCAAGCGCGACGGCGAGGACGTCCGCAACCGCTCCGGCTCCGACTGTGTCGTGGCCTCGATGACGCTGCACGACCCGTACACGGGCCGGACGATCGAGTGGACCAAGTCCCGGGCCACGACCGTGCAGATCGACCACGTCATGCCGCTGTCGTACGACTGGCAGATGGGCGCCTCCCGCTGGCCGGAGGGCAAGCGCCAGGACATCGCCAACGACCCCCTCAACCTCATACCGGTCGACGGCCCGACCAACAGCTCCAAGGGCGACTCCGGCCCCGCGTCCTGGCTGCCCCCGAACAAGGGCATCCGCTGCTCCTACGCGGTGCGCTTCGCCCAGGTGTCACTGAAGTACGAACTCCCCGTGACCGGCGCCGACAAGGAAACAATGCTGCGTCAGTGCGGTGGCTGA
- a CDS encoding serine/threonine-protein kinase: MSALIGQGGMGQVWTAYDQRLDRRVAVKLLRPDKVAGQEADELRRRFVRECRVTAQVDHPGLVTVHDAGSEGEELFLVMQYVDGADLAAHLAEHDPYPWQWAVAIAAQLCAVLSAVHAVPIVHRDLKPRNLMVKQDGTVTVLDLGVASVMDADTTRLTHTGTPIGSPAYMAPEQAMGGAVGPYTDLYALGVVLHELLSGDVPFSGSTALGVLHRHLYEPPQPVRRTRPEVPEALEALVLRLLAKDPQHRPASAQEVYEDLAPLLPARGVHTGAPLDPTRPFLRPHAPWPDRARTPAPQPAPATPVTPADGKPDVARAVDEVKRLLGEGSITQAVDILGAILPTAAEQHGEHSPVVRTLRKQYAATLMDDGQYRRALPELRRLADERAAEAGQADPQALRFRYDVAQCLEQLGQPAAALTEYRALLPYYENQYVSGDPELAHDVRRRIGHLLLAVGDRPAAHDTLARLLMDVERLHGPGHPVATEVRRTLQWLGQVRG, from the coding sequence CTGTCCGCGCTCATCGGACAGGGCGGCATGGGCCAGGTCTGGACGGCGTACGACCAACGGCTCGACCGGCGCGTGGCGGTGAAGCTGCTGCGCCCCGACAAGGTGGCCGGGCAGGAGGCGGACGAGCTGCGCCGCCGGTTCGTGCGCGAGTGCCGGGTGACCGCGCAGGTCGACCACCCCGGGCTGGTGACGGTGCACGACGCGGGCAGCGAGGGCGAGGAGCTGTTCCTCGTCATGCAGTACGTCGACGGTGCGGACCTCGCCGCGCATCTCGCCGAGCACGACCCGTACCCCTGGCAGTGGGCGGTCGCGATCGCCGCGCAACTGTGCGCCGTACTGAGTGCCGTGCACGCGGTGCCGATCGTCCACCGCGACCTCAAGCCGCGCAACCTGATGGTGAAGCAGGACGGCACGGTCACCGTCCTCGACCTCGGTGTCGCCTCCGTCATGGACGCCGACACCACCCGCCTCACCCACACCGGCACCCCCATCGGCTCGCCGGCCTACATGGCCCCCGAGCAGGCGATGGGGGGCGCGGTCGGCCCCTACACCGACCTGTACGCACTCGGTGTGGTCCTGCACGAACTCCTCAGCGGAGACGTGCCGTTCTCCGGCTCGACGGCGCTCGGCGTACTGCACCGGCACCTGTACGAGCCGCCGCAGCCCGTGCGCCGGACCCGCCCCGAGGTCCCCGAGGCACTCGAAGCCCTGGTCCTGCGCCTGCTCGCGAAGGACCCGCAGCACCGCCCCGCCTCCGCGCAGGAGGTGTACGAGGACCTGGCGCCGCTGCTGCCCGCGCGCGGCGTCCACACCGGAGCGCCGCTCGACCCCACCCGCCCCTTCCTGCGCCCGCACGCCCCCTGGCCGGACCGTGCCAGGACCCCCGCGCCCCAGCCCGCGCCGGCCACCCCCGTCACACCCGCCGACGGGAAGCCGGATGTCGCGCGTGCCGTCGACGAGGTCAAGCGCCTGCTCGGCGAGGGCAGCATCACCCAGGCCGTCGACATCCTCGGCGCGATCCTGCCCACCGCGGCCGAACAGCACGGCGAGCACTCCCCGGTCGTGCGCACCCTGCGCAAGCAGTACGCGGCCACCCTCATGGACGACGGCCAGTACCGGCGCGCGCTGCCCGAACTGCGCCGCCTCGCCGACGAGCGCGCCGCCGAGGCCGGCCAGGCCGACCCGCAGGCCCTGCGCTTCCGCTACGACGTCGCCCAGTGCCTGGAACAGCTCGGCCAGCCGGCCGCCGCGCTCACCGAGTACCGGGCGCTGCTGCCGTACTACGAGAACCAGTACGTCTCCGGCGACCCCGAGCTCGCCCACGACGTCCGCCGCCGCATCGGCCACCTCCTGCTAGCCGTGGGCGACCGCCCCGCCGCCCACGACACCCTGGCCCGCCTGCTGATGGACGTGGAGCGCCTGCACGGACCCGGCCACCCGGTCGCGACGGAGGTACGGCGCACCTTGCAGTGGCTGGGGCAGGTGCGCGGCTAG
- a CDS encoding nucleoside triphosphate pyrophosphohydrolase produces MNATSPETAAAGRIVLLTTSHRVAPGLLSWPAWQALRSADRVLCADGAHPQLPYLREAGIPVDEAAPTAQELIDTCAGGRSVVVVATGEGEPALTDGLARLAGTGRVTMPELELLPASYDLPGARLLDLVQVMDRIRVECPWSSQQTHKGLAKYGIEEAYELVEAIEDGDRDELREELGDVLLQVVFHSRIAEEDPEAPFSIDDVAGGIVTKLIHRHPHVFGDETATTPEEVKEHWLRTKAEEKRRESVTEGIPLGQPGLALAAKLASRVRTAGLDVPLPTGDGIGYELLAMAVRAEAAGVDPEAALRVAARAYRDAVRAAEGAPS; encoded by the coding sequence GTGAACGCAACCAGTCCCGAAACCGCCGCCGCCGGCCGCATCGTCCTGCTCACCACCAGCCACCGCGTCGCCCCCGGCCTGCTGTCCTGGCCCGCGTGGCAGGCGCTGCGCTCCGCCGACCGCGTGCTGTGCGCGGACGGCGCCCATCCGCAGCTGCCGTATCTGCGCGAGGCCGGGATACCGGTCGACGAGGCCGCCCCGACCGCCCAGGAACTGATCGACACGTGCGCCGGCGGCCGCAGCGTCGTGGTCGTGGCGACCGGCGAGGGCGAGCCCGCGCTCACCGACGGCCTCGCCCGCCTGGCCGGCACGGGCCGCGTGACGATGCCGGAACTGGAACTGCTCCCCGCCTCCTACGACCTCCCCGGTGCCCGCCTCCTCGACCTCGTCCAGGTCATGGACCGCATCCGCGTCGAGTGCCCGTGGTCCTCCCAGCAGACCCACAAGGGCCTGGCGAAGTACGGCATTGAGGAGGCCTACGAGCTGGTCGAGGCGATCGAGGACGGCGACCGCGACGAACTCCGCGAGGAACTGGGCGACGTCCTCCTCCAGGTCGTCTTCCACTCCCGGATCGCCGAGGAGGACCCGGAGGCCCCCTTCTCCATCGACGACGTCGCCGGCGGCATCGTCACCAAGCTCATCCACCGCCACCCCCATGTCTTCGGCGACGAGACGGCGACGACCCCCGAGGAGGTCAAGGAGCACTGGCTGCGCACGAAGGCCGAGGAGAAGCGCCGGGAGTCGGTGACGGAGGGCATCCCCCTCGGCCAGCCGGGCCTCGCCCTCGCCGCGAAGCTGGCGTCCAGAGTCCGCACGGCCGGCCTGGACGTACCGCTGCCGACCGGTGACGGCATCGGCTACGAGCTGCTCGCGATGGCCGTCCGCGCGGAGGCGGCCGGAGTGGACCCGGAAGCGGCCCTGCGGGTCGCGGCCCGCGCGTACCGGGACGCGGTACGGGCGGCGGAGGGGGCGCCCTCGTAG
- a CDS encoding SCO6745 family protein, whose amino-acid sequence MAKQDSGIDSGRVRQLWHLLEPLHAVLYYAPEAFEEAAELGYATEERWPSYFPYRAAPLGAAGAESVASAFYSFSPRIVAEHIDPAWKIAGPEAVLRARVRGIDRAYRAIFGDRVNSVELAELAALVRRAAEAANTAGRPLAAANAALDWPEAPHLQLWHAATILREHRGDGHIAALMVAGLDPVEALVSFAAIGAASVERFESRGWSAGEWESARDRLAARGLVDADGAATDAGRELRGTVEGYTDQLAAAPWQSLTGAEIDRLVELLGEFWVAVLSSGLLPSETTLGIGKV is encoded by the coding sequence ATGGCGAAGCAGGACAGCGGGATCGATTCGGGTCGGGTACGACAGCTCTGGCATCTGCTGGAGCCGCTGCACGCGGTGCTGTATTACGCGCCGGAGGCCTTCGAGGAGGCCGCCGAGCTCGGGTACGCCACCGAGGAGCGCTGGCCGAGCTACTTCCCTTACCGGGCGGCGCCGTTGGGAGCGGCCGGCGCGGAGAGTGTCGCGTCCGCGTTCTACAGCTTCAGCCCGCGCATCGTGGCCGAACACATCGACCCCGCCTGGAAGATCGCGGGCCCCGAGGCCGTGCTGCGGGCACGGGTGCGCGGGATCGACCGGGCCTACCGCGCGATATTCGGCGACCGGGTGAACAGTGTCGAACTGGCCGAGCTCGCGGCCCTCGTCCGTCGCGCGGCCGAGGCCGCGAACACCGCGGGCCGCCCGCTCGCCGCGGCCAACGCCGCCCTGGACTGGCCGGAGGCCCCGCACCTCCAGCTCTGGCACGCGGCGACGATCCTGCGTGAACATCGCGGCGACGGTCACATAGCCGCCCTGATGGTGGCCGGCCTGGACCCCGTCGAGGCACTGGTGTCCTTCGCCGCGATAGGCGCCGCGTCCGTCGAGCGTTTCGAGAGTCGTGGCTGGAGCGCCGGGGAATGGGAGTCGGCTCGTGACCGCCTGGCCGCCCGAGGTCTGGTCGACGCCGACGGCGCGGCCACGGACGCCGGCCGCGAACTGCGCGGCACCGTGGAGGGATACACCGACCAACTCGCCGCCGCACCATGGCAATCGCTCACCGGGGCGGAGATCGACCGCCTCGTGGAACTGCTCGGTGAGTTCTGGGTTGCGGTGCTGTCCTCCGGGCTACTGCCTTCGGAGACGACGCTGGGGATCGGGAAGGTCTGA
- a CDS encoding SgcJ/EcaC family oxidoreductase, translating to MTTETASAKAAADADADADLRAIAEVVATVERTQRAKDPEGFLALFHPDALWTTAHGKVLIGFDAIAEFTRAVLPAATWDGDVTYETVHTQFLRPDVAAVKVRQVYHSPAGDTEGAPLYVMTRQDDGRWLLHACQNTEVRAD from the coding sequence ATGACCACCGAAACAGCCTCCGCCAAGGCCGCTGCCGACGCCGACGCCGACGCCGACCTCCGAGCCATAGCCGAAGTCGTGGCCACCGTGGAACGCACCCAGCGCGCCAAGGACCCCGAAGGCTTCCTCGCCCTCTTCCACCCCGACGCGCTGTGGACCACCGCCCACGGCAAGGTCCTCATCGGCTTCGACGCCATCGCCGAGTTCACCCGGGCCGTACTGCCCGCGGCGACCTGGGACGGCGACGTCACGTACGAGACCGTGCACACGCAGTTCCTGCGGCCGGACGTGGCGGCCGTCAAGGTCCGGCAGGTCTACCACTCACCGGCCGGCGACACGGAAGGCGCCCCGCTGTACGTCATGACCAGGCAGGACGACGGCAGGTGGCTGCTGCACGCCTGCCAGAACACCGAGGTCCGCGCCGACTGA
- the mfd gene encoding transcription-repair coupling factor, whose amino-acid sequence MSLHGLLDAVVKDTALAEAITAAADGNRMHVDLVGPPAARPFAIAALARETDRPLLAVTATGREAEDLAAALRSLLPSEGVVEYPSWETLPHERLSPRSDTVGRRLAVLRRLAHPSSDDPETGPVSVVVAPVRSVLQPQVKGLGDLEPVALRTGRTADLNAVVDALAAAAYARVELVEKRGEFAVRGGILDVFPPTEEHPLRVEFWGDDIEEIRYFKVADQRSLEVAEHGLWAPPCRELLLTDDVRARARALAEEHPELGELLGKIAEGIAVEGMESLAPVLVDDMELLLDVLPKGAMAVVCDPERVRTRAADLVATSQEFLQASWAATAGGGEAPIDVGAASLWSIADVRDRARELDMMWWSVSPFAADDELDADTLKLGMHAPESYRGDTAKALADTKGWLADGWRTVFVTEAHGPAARTVEVLGGEGVAARLEADLGEISPSVVHVACGSIDYGFVDPALRLAVLTETDLSGQKAAGKDGARMPARRRKTIDPLSLETGDYIVHEQHGVGRYIEMVQRTVQGATREYLVVEYAPAKRGQPGDRLYIPTDQLEQITKYVGGEAPTLHRLGGADWTKTKARAKKAVKEIAADLIKLYSARMAAPGHAFGSDTPWQRELEDAFPYAETPDQLTTIAEVKEDMEKSVPMDRLICGDVGYGKTEIAVRAAFKAVQDGKQVAVLVPTTLLVQQHFGTFSERYSQFPVNTRALSRFQTDTEAKAVLEGLKDGAVDIVIGTHRLFASETKFKDLGLVIVDEEQRFGVEHKEQLKKLRANVDVLTMSATPIPRTLEMAVTGIREMSTITTPPEERHPVLTFVGPYEEKQIGAAIRRELLREGQVFYIHNRVESIDRAAARLREIVPEARIATAHGQMSESALEQVVVDFWEKKFDVLVSTTIVESGIDISNANTLIVERGDNFGLSQLHQLRGRVGRGRERGYAYFLYPPEKPLTETAHERLATIAQHTEMGAGMYVAMKDLEIRGAGNLLGGEQSGHIAGVGFDLYVRMVGEAVADYRASLEGGVEEEPPLEVKIELPVDAHVPHDYAPGERLRLQAYRAIASANTEEDVTSVREELVDRYGKLPEPVENLLLVAGLRMLARACGVGEIVLQGNNIRFAPVELRESQELRVKRLYPGTVIKPAVHQLLVPRPKTAKVGGKPLVGRELLGWVGEFLASILGS is encoded by the coding sequence GTGACGGCGACGGGCCGCGAGGCGGAGGACCTGGCCGCGGCCCTGCGCTCCCTCCTCCCGTCGGAGGGCGTGGTGGAGTACCCGTCCTGGGAGACCCTGCCGCACGAGCGCCTCAGCCCCCGCAGCGACACCGTGGGCCGCCGGCTCGCGGTGCTCCGCCGCCTCGCCCACCCCAGCTCCGACGACCCCGAGACCGGCCCGGTCTCCGTCGTCGTCGCCCCCGTGCGCTCCGTCCTCCAGCCCCAGGTCAAGGGCCTCGGCGACCTGGAGCCGGTGGCCCTGCGCACCGGCCGGACCGCCGACCTGAACGCCGTCGTGGACGCCCTCGCGGCCGCCGCGTACGCCCGCGTGGAGCTCGTCGAGAAGCGCGGCGAGTTCGCCGTCCGAGGCGGCATCCTCGACGTCTTCCCGCCCACCGAGGAACACCCCCTGCGCGTCGAGTTCTGGGGCGACGACATCGAGGAGATCCGCTACTTCAAGGTCGCCGACCAGCGCTCCCTCGAAGTCGCCGAGCACGGCCTGTGGGCCCCGCCCTGCCGGGAACTCCTCCTCACCGACGACGTACGCGCACGCGCGCGTGCCCTCGCCGAGGAGCACCCCGAGCTCGGCGAACTGCTCGGCAAGATCGCCGAGGGCATCGCGGTCGAGGGCATGGAGTCCCTCGCCCCCGTCCTCGTCGACGACATGGAGCTGCTGCTCGACGTCCTGCCCAAGGGCGCCATGGCCGTCGTGTGCGATCCCGAGCGGGTACGCACGCGTGCCGCCGACCTCGTGGCGACGAGCCAGGAGTTCCTGCAGGCGTCCTGGGCCGCCACGGCCGGCGGCGGCGAGGCGCCCATCGACGTCGGCGCGGCCTCCCTGTGGTCCATCGCGGACGTCCGCGACCGCGCCCGCGAGCTGGACATGATGTGGTGGTCGGTCTCGCCGTTCGCCGCCGACGACGAACTGGACGCGGACACCCTCAAGCTCGGCATGCACGCCCCCGAGTCGTACCGCGGCGACACCGCGAAGGCTCTCGCCGACACCAAGGGCTGGCTCGCCGACGGCTGGCGCACGGTCTTCGTGACCGAGGCCCACGGCCCGGCCGCCCGCACGGTCGAGGTGCTCGGCGGCGAGGGCGTCGCGGCCCGCCTGGAGGCCGACCTGGGGGAGATCTCCCCCTCCGTCGTCCATGTCGCCTGCGGTTCGATCGACTACGGCTTCGTGGACCCCGCCCTCAGACTGGCCGTCCTCACCGAGACCGACCTGTCCGGGCAGAAGGCGGCCGGCAAGGACGGCGCGCGGATGCCGGCCCGCCGCCGCAAGACCATCGACCCGCTCAGCCTGGAGACGGGCGACTACATCGTCCACGAACAGCACGGCGTCGGCCGCTACATCGAGATGGTGCAGCGCACCGTGCAGGGCGCCACGCGCGAGTACCTCGTCGTCGAGTACGCCCCCGCCAAGCGCGGCCAGCCCGGCGACCGGCTCTACATCCCCACCGACCAGCTGGAGCAGATCACCAAGTACGTCGGCGGCGAGGCACCCACGCTGCACCGTCTGGGCGGCGCCGACTGGACGAAGACCAAGGCGCGGGCCAAGAAGGCCGTCAAGGAGATCGCCGCCGACCTGATCAAGCTCTACAGCGCGCGCATGGCGGCACCCGGGCACGCCTTCGGCTCGGACACCCCCTGGCAGCGCGAGCTGGAGGACGCCTTCCCCTACGCCGAGACCCCGGACCAGCTGACGACCATCGCCGAGGTCAAGGAGGACATGGAGAAGTCGGTCCCGATGGACCGCCTGATCTGCGGCGACGTCGGCTACGGCAAGACGGAGATTGCGGTGCGGGCCGCCTTCAAGGCGGTGCAGGACGGCAAGCAGGTCGCGGTCCTGGTGCCGACGACGCTGCTGGTGCAGCAGCACTTCGGGACGTTCTCCGAGCGCTACTCGCAGTTCCCGGTCAACACCCGGGCGCTGTCCCGCTTCCAGACCGACACCGAGGCGAAGGCTGTCCTGGAGGGCCTAAAGGACGGCGCGGTGGACATCGTCATCGGCACGCACCGGCTGTTCGCGTCGGAGACCAAGTTCAAGGATTTGGGCCTGGTCATCGTCGACGAGGAGCAGCGCTTCGGCGTCGAGCACAAGGAACAGCTGAAGAAGCTGCGCGCCAACGTCGACGTCCTGACGATGTCCGCGACCCCGATCCCCAGAACCCTGGAGATGGCGGTCACCGGCATCCGCGAGATGTCGACGATCACCACCCCGCCGGAGGAGCGGCACCCGGTCCTGACCTTCGTCGGCCCGTACGAGGAGAAGCAGATCGGCGCCGCGATCCGCCGTGAACTGCTGCGCGAGGGCCAGGTCTTCTACATCCACAACCGGGTCGAGTCGATCGACCGCGCGGCCGCCCGGCTGCGCGAGATCGTCCCCGAGGCGCGGATCGCGACGGCGCACGGCCAGATGTCCGAGTCGGCCCTGGAGCAGGTCGTCGTCGACTTCTGGGAGAAGAAGTTCGACGTGCTCGTCTCGACGACGATCGTCGAGTCCGGCATCGACATCTCCAACGCCAACACCCTGATCGTCGAGCGCGGCGACAACTTCGGCCTGTCCCAGCTGCACCAGCTGCGCGGCCGGGTGGGCCGAGGCCGGGAACGCGGTTACGCGTACTTCCTGTACCCGCCGGAGAAGCCGCTGACGGAGACCGCCCACGAGCGTCTCGCCACCATCGCCCAGCACACCGAGATGGGCGCGGGCATGTACGTGGCCATGAAGGACCTGGAGATCCGCGGCGCGGGCAATCTGCTGGGCGGCGAGCAGTCCGGCCACATCGCCGGCGTCGGCTTCGACCTGTACGTCCGTATGGTCGGCGAGGCGGTCGCGGACTACCGCGCGTCCCTGGAGGGTGGTGTCGAGGAGGAGCCGCCGCTGGAGGTCAAGATCGAGCTCCCGGTCGACGCGCACGTCCCGCACGACTACGCCCCCGGGGAGCGGCTCAGGCTGCAGGCGTACCGCGCCATCGCCTCCGCCAACACGGAGGAGGACGTCACCTCCGTGCGGGAGGAACTCGTCGACCGCTACGGCAAGTTGCCCGAGCCCGTCGAGAACTTGCTGCTGGTGGCGGGCCTGCGCATGCTGGCCCGCGCGTGCGGCGTCGGCGAGATCGTCCTCCAGGGCAACAACATCCGCTTCGCGCCGGTGGAGTTGCGGGAGTCCCAGGAGCTGCGGGTCAAGCGGCTGTACCCGGGCACCGTCATCAAGCCTGCCGTGCACCAGCTGCTGGTGCCCCGCCCGAAGACCGCGAAGGTGGGCGGGAAGCCGCTGGTCGGGCGGGAGTTGCTCGGGTGGGTCGGGGAGTTCCTGGCTTCGATTCTGGGGTCGTGA
- a CDS encoding N-acetyltransferase, whose product MELKVWSLAERPEMLQRVLAMPDTWPEFVVQDPVGNAHYARIPREFPEYALFAEDERGAVVAHAFSVPFALDAEGRGRLPARGWDEVLVWAFADLRGGVRPDTVSAISVVIAPHALGGGLSARMLGAMRANARAQGFDEVVAPVRPNAKHLEPRTPIEEYARRVRPDGLPHDPWLRVHVRAGATIDSIAPASMTVAGSLEQWRRWTGLPFDVPGDVEVPGALVPVRCEPERGYAVYVEPNVWMRHPL is encoded by the coding sequence ATGGAACTGAAGGTGTGGAGCCTGGCGGAACGGCCCGAGATGCTCCAGCGGGTCCTGGCGATGCCGGACACATGGCCGGAGTTCGTCGTCCAGGACCCCGTGGGCAACGCGCACTACGCCCGGATCCCCCGGGAGTTCCCGGAGTACGCGCTGTTCGCGGAGGACGAGCGGGGAGCGGTGGTCGCCCATGCGTTCAGCGTTCCGTTCGCCCTCGATGCCGAGGGCCGCGGCCGGCTGCCCGCCCGGGGCTGGGACGAGGTGCTGGTGTGGGCCTTCGCGGACCTGCGCGGCGGCGTCCGCCCCGACACCGTCAGCGCCATCTCCGTCGTCATCGCCCCGCACGCGCTCGGCGGGGGCCTGTCCGCGCGGATGCTCGGCGCGATGCGGGCCAATGCCCGCGCCCAGGGCTTCGACGAGGTCGTCGCGCCGGTCCGCCCCAACGCCAAGCACCTCGAACCGCGCACCCCCATCGAGGAGTACGCCCGCCGGGTACGCCCCGACGGCCTGCCCCACGACCCGTGGCTGCGCGTCCACGTCCGCGCCGGAGCCACGATCGACTCCATCGCCCCGGCCTCCATGACCGTCGCCGGATCGCTGGAGCAGTGGCGCCGCTGGACCGGGCTGCCCTTCGACGTCCCGGGCGACGTCGAGGTGCCCGGCGCGCTGGTGCCGGTGCGGTGCGAGCCGGAGCGGGGCTACGCGGTGTACGTCGAGCCCAATGTGTGGATGCGGCACCCACTCTGA
- a CDS encoding antitoxin, producing MGIFDRFKNRQAQDKAKQASDTAERKVNERTGNKYEGQVDEAQQRMERELGMDRDKPDQP from the coding sequence ATGGGCATCTTCGACAGGTTCAAGAACCGCCAGGCACAGGACAAGGCGAAGCAAGCGTCCGACACCGCGGAGCGCAAGGTCAACGAGAGGACGGGCAACAAGTACGAGGGCCAGGTCGACGAAGCGCAGCAGAGGATGGAGCGCGAACTCGGCATGGACCGCGACAAGCCCGATCAGCCGTAG
- a CDS encoding SurA N-terminal domain-containing protein, which yields MHRRRRTALLLSAAIVAAPLLTACGNDAHPGAAAVVGGQRITVSQLENRVSEVRTAQRDAVPDEAAYAQVIAKSGTLPRDVLHNMVLDEVLHKAAEDADVSVTRKEIQQMRADLEGQAGGAKALETAWLQQYGIPPQRLDENLRLQLEAQKLATVLGTDTGKPAFWNALAAASKDLDIDVNPRYGTWDVQKSSRADAKTPWVREVTAAGAQPAM from the coding sequence TTGCACCGCCGCCGTCGCACCGCGCTTCTCCTCTCCGCCGCGATCGTCGCGGCACCTCTGCTCACCGCCTGCGGTAACGACGCGCACCCCGGTGCGGCGGCCGTGGTCGGCGGCCAGCGGATCACCGTGTCGCAGCTGGAGAACAGGGTGAGCGAGGTCCGCACGGCGCAGCGTGACGCCGTACCGGACGAGGCCGCCTACGCGCAGGTCATCGCCAAGTCGGGCACCCTCCCGCGCGACGTCCTGCACAACATGGTTCTCGACGAGGTGCTGCACAAGGCCGCCGAGGACGCCGACGTGAGCGTCACCCGCAAGGAGATCCAGCAGATGCGCGCCGACCTGGAGGGCCAGGCCGGCGGCGCCAAGGCGCTGGAGACCGCCTGGCTCCAGCAGTACGGCATCCCGCCGCAGCGCCTCGACGAGAACCTCCGCCTCCAGCTGGAGGCCCAGAAGCTCGCCACCGTCCTCGGCACCGACACCGGCAAGCCGGCCTTCTGGAACGCCCTGGCCGCGGCTTCCAAGGACCTCGACATCGACGTGAACCCGCGCTACGGCACCTGGGACGTCCAGAAGAGCAGCCGCGCGGACGCGAAGACACCGTGGGTGCGCGAGGTGACGGCGGCGGGGGCTCAGCCCGCGATGTGA